In Sphingobacterium zeae, one genomic interval encodes:
- a CDS encoding formate/nitrite transporter family protein codes for MDYISPKEVASAMMNTAIYKSSLPIKDLLIRGALSGALLAISVTLALLATSQTGLGLVGAFVFPVGFVIIVILGLELVTGSFSLVPLAWFEGKINFKAMVSNLFWVFLGNLLGSVLFAILFWAASTETGQLSQLGNIEHSLMLISEKKTLGYSAHGAAGLFSAFVKAILCNWMVCMGVVMSMTSKSTLGKILAAGIPIFIFFALGYEHAVVNMFVIPAGMMFGAKVTISDWWLCNQLIVTAGNIVGGLLFTGMAIYYTYHQKEKVSTSQT; via the coding sequence ATGGATTATATCAGCCCCAAAGAGGTAGCAAGTGCGATGATGAACACCGCTATCTACAAATCTTCGCTTCCGATCAAAGACCTCTTGATACGGGGAGCGCTGTCAGGTGCCTTACTGGCAATTTCAGTTACTCTTGCCCTATTGGCTACTTCCCAGACCGGGTTGGGTTTAGTTGGTGCATTTGTTTTTCCAGTAGGATTTGTGATTATTGTCATCCTCGGTCTCGAACTGGTGACGGGAAGTTTTTCCTTGGTACCATTGGCGTGGTTTGAAGGAAAGATCAATTTTAAAGCGATGGTCTCAAATCTTTTCTGGGTTTTTCTAGGTAATTTACTGGGTAGTGTACTCTTTGCGATTTTGTTTTGGGCTGCGAGCACGGAGACTGGTCAATTGAGCCAGCTTGGAAACATCGAACATAGTCTGATGCTAATCAGTGAAAAGAAAACACTTGGATACAGCGCCCATGGTGCTGCGGGTTTGTTTTCGGCTTTTGTCAAAGCCATTCTATGTAATTGGATGGTGTGTATGGGTGTGGTGATGTCCATGACATCGAAGTCTACGCTTGGAAAGATATTGGCGGCAGGTATTCCGATCTTTATATTCTTTGCTTTAGGTTATGAGCATGCTGTGGTCAATATGTTTGTGATTCCCGCAGGAATGATGTTTGGAGCAAAAGTAACGATTTCCGACTGGTGGCTGTGCAATCAGCTGATTGTTACGGCTGGGAACATTGTCGGTGGATTGCTCTTTACTGGGATGGCCATTTATTACACGTATCATCAAAAAGAGAAAGTGTCGACTTCGCAAACTTAA
- the nirB gene encoding nitrite reductase large subunit NirB codes for MDKKKVVIVGNGMVGNKICEKLKQKSNDLDIVVFSEEQIRAYDRVHLTDYFKYSSVTELFLLKNEWYTENNIEIHLGDPIVGINVIEKEVASLKGITVKYDYLVFATGSAPFVPPIPGIDKEGVFLYRTIEDLELIKAYAAKVKTGAVMGGGLLGLEAAKALVDLGLKETAVIEFAPRLMPRQIDDNASKLLQHKLAALGLTCFLQKSTSQLLGDHHLTGIAFNDGTSLETDLLVISAGIRPRDELAKKIGLAVGERGGIRVNAQMQTSDPAIYAIGECALVEDMVYGLVAPGYEMAEIAAAHIVGDIKSFKGFDMSTKLKLMGVDVASFGDPFISEPYAHTIVLEDRNKGIYKRLNISTDGTRLLGGILVGEAASYNMLLQTVNNSLPLAEHPELLLFGQQRDSKAPSSGLEALPDDALICSCEGVTKAAICNAVATRDCENADAVKKCTRAGSGCGGCVPMVKDLVNYTMKQQGKYIRSTICEHFDLSRQELYDLIKIHELKSYDRVLDALGHGHGCEVCKPLISSLLASLWNEMILGKGNDVAQDSNDRYLANLQKGGTYSVVPRIPGGEITPDKLIVIGEVAKKYNLYTKITGGQRIDLFGAHLNDLPFIWEELITAGFESGHAYGKALRTVKSCVGSTWCRFGLHDSVSFAIRIEERYRGLRAPHKIKSAVSGCIRECAEAQSKDFGIIATEKGWNLYVCGNGGSKPQHALLLASDIDSETCIRYIDRFLMFYIRTADPLTRTATWLNKMEGGIDYLRNVVVGDSLGMGDTWEQDMQLLVDSYRCEWKAAVEDPEIRKRFVHFVNAPDEKDDTVRFESFRGQKKAADWNIRTY; via the coding sequence ATGGATAAGAAAAAGGTTGTTATTGTCGGAAATGGGATGGTCGGTAATAAGATTTGTGAAAAATTAAAGCAGAAATCGAATGATTTAGATATCGTTGTGTTCTCGGAAGAGCAAATTCGAGCCTATGATCGTGTGCATTTGACTGATTATTTTAAATATTCTTCAGTTACTGAACTTTTTTTGTTGAAAAATGAGTGGTACACTGAAAATAATATAGAAATCCATCTAGGTGATCCCATTGTCGGTATAAATGTTATAGAAAAAGAAGTTGCATCTCTAAAGGGGATTACCGTGAAGTATGATTATTTAGTTTTTGCAACAGGTTCTGCACCTTTTGTTCCTCCAATACCTGGTATCGACAAAGAAGGTGTATTTCTCTACCGTACAATTGAAGACCTGGAATTGATTAAAGCATATGCGGCTAAAGTCAAGACAGGTGCAGTTATGGGCGGGGGACTTTTAGGACTGGAAGCGGCTAAAGCATTGGTAGACCTTGGTCTTAAAGAAACGGCTGTGATTGAATTTGCCCCGCGTCTGATGCCCCGTCAGATTGACGATAATGCCAGTAAACTTTTGCAGCATAAGTTAGCAGCATTGGGTTTGACTTGCTTCTTGCAAAAATCCACAAGCCAGCTGTTGGGTGATCATCATCTCACTGGAATCGCTTTTAACGACGGGACCTCGCTGGAGACAGATCTATTGGTAATATCTGCTGGTATACGTCCCCGTGATGAGCTTGCCAAGAAAATAGGCCTTGCGGTCGGCGAGCGTGGCGGAATACGAGTTAACGCACAGATGCAGACCTCGGATCCTGCGATTTATGCAATCGGCGAATGTGCCTTGGTGGAAGATATGGTCTATGGACTGGTTGCACCGGGTTATGAGATGGCTGAAATTGCGGCGGCTCATATCGTAGGTGATATCAAATCCTTTAAGGGGTTTGATATGAGTACCAAGCTAAAATTGATGGGAGTTGATGTAGCGAGTTTCGGAGATCCTTTTATCAGCGAACCTTATGCGCATACGATCGTACTGGAGGATCGCAATAAGGGGATTTATAAGCGATTGAATATCAGTACAGATGGCACGCGCCTACTAGGCGGGATACTCGTCGGAGAAGCTGCAAGTTATAACATGTTGCTTCAGACGGTTAATAATAGTTTGCCGTTGGCAGAACACCCCGAACTTCTCCTTTTTGGGCAACAGCGTGACAGTAAAGCGCCTTCTTCTGGTCTGGAAGCTCTTCCGGATGATGCATTGATCTGCAGTTGCGAAGGTGTCACCAAAGCCGCAATCTGCAACGCGGTGGCCACAAGAGATTGTGAAAATGCGGATGCAGTGAAGAAATGTACCAGAGCGGGGTCGGGATGTGGAGGTTGTGTGCCTATGGTCAAAGACCTGGTCAACTACACCATGAAACAGCAAGGAAAATATATTCGGAGTACCATCTGCGAGCATTTCGACCTGAGTCGCCAGGAACTTTATGACCTGATCAAGATCCACGAACTGAAAAGTTACGATCGGGTGTTGGATGCACTGGGACATGGGCATGGATGCGAAGTCTGTAAACCTTTAATCTCTTCCTTGCTTGCCAGTCTCTGGAATGAAATGATTTTGGGAAAGGGCAATGATGTGGCTCAGGACAGCAATGACCGTTACCTGGCCAACTTACAGAAGGGCGGGACGTATTCAGTTGTTCCGCGTATTCCAGGAGGTGAAATTACCCCCGATAAACTGATTGTAATCGGGGAGGTGGCTAAGAAATACAATCTGTATACAAAAATTACTGGTGGACAGCGCATCGACCTATTTGGTGCACATCTCAATGATTTGCCCTTTATCTGGGAAGAGCTCATTACTGCAGGTTTTGAGAGTGGACATGCTTATGGTAAGGCGCTTCGGACCGTTAAAAGCTGCGTTGGAAGTACCTGGTGTAGGTTTGGGCTGCACGACAGCGTTTCTTTTGCGATAAGGATAGAGGAACGTTACCGTGGGCTCCGCGCGCCACATAAGATTAAATCAGCCGTTAGCGGCTGTATACGTGAGTGTGCCGAGGCTCAGAGTAAGGATTTTGGAATCATTGCGACCGAAAAAGGATGGAACCTCTATGTTTGCGGCAATGGCGGTAGTAAGCCGCAGCACGCGTTATTATTGGCATCGGATATTGATAGCGAAACGTGTATTCGTTATATAGACCGTTTTCTGATGTTCTATATCCGCACTGCAGACCCGCTGACACGAACGGCTACCTGGCTCAACAAAATGGAAGGCGGAATAGATTATCTCAGGAATGTTGTGGTAGGGGATAGTCTGGGGATGGGTGATACGTGGGAGCAGGATATGCAGCTACTCGTCGACAGTTATCGCTGCGAATGGAAAGCAGCTGTCGAAGATCCTGAAATTCGAAAACGCTTTGTTCATTTTGTAAATGCACCTGATGAGAAGGACGATACTGTTCGCTTTGAAAGTTTTCGCGGACAGAAGAAAGCCGCCGATTGGAACATTAGGACTTATTAA
- the cobA gene encoding uroporphyrinogen-III C-methyltransferase — translation MENLKQKTLFIVGSGPGDPELLTIKAYKAIKNAQVLLYDNLINREILQIADKNCKIHYVGKHPYGKYVPQQDINELILYYCSKFERVVRLKGGDPYLFGRGFEEWLTVQHRSINISYIPGISSMQGAGLNDIPLTHRGVSEGVWALTGMKKDGTLSADLPLAVQSRSTVVIYMGMRKLDEIARTYVLYGKGETPAAIIQHASLPQQKQVCCKVKDLVMISKVHNMGHPAIIVIGAVVDLQHTLAVAAEQRHII, via the coding sequence ATGGAGAATTTAAAGCAAAAAACCCTATTTATAGTAGGTTCCGGACCTGGAGATCCAGAATTATTGACAATAAAAGCTTATAAAGCGATAAAAAATGCTCAAGTACTCTTATATGACAACTTAATTAATAGGGAAATCCTACAAATAGCAGACAAAAACTGTAAAATACACTATGTTGGAAAACATCCTTATGGAAAATACGTCCCACAGCAGGATATAAATGAACTTATCTTATATTATTGTAGCAAATTCGAACGAGTGGTACGACTTAAGGGCGGAGATCCCTATCTTTTTGGACGTGGTTTTGAAGAATGGCTTACCGTACAACACCGATCTATTAACATCAGCTACATTCCGGGCATCAGCAGCATGCAAGGCGCTGGACTCAACGACATTCCGCTAACACACCGTGGTGTAAGTGAAGGGGTATGGGCATTGACGGGTATGAAAAAAGATGGAACACTTTCTGCCGATCTGCCGCTCGCCGTTCAAAGCAGATCGACCGTAGTCATTTATATGGGAATGCGTAAACTCGACGAAATCGCACGCACCTACGTACTATACGGAAAAGGGGAAACACCAGCTGCCATTATACAGCATGCGAGTTTGCCACAGCAAAAACAAGTATGCTGCAAAGTCAAAGATCTTGTCATGATAAGCAAAGTACATAATATGGGGCATCCGGCGATAATCGTCATCGGAGCGGTTGTAGACTTGCAGCATACATTGGCGGTAGCTGCCGAGCAACGGCACATCATCTAG
- a CDS encoding Hsp20/alpha crystallin family protein produces the protein MKLAKRNWNNLSMFSPMFDDFNRELLNWGNKNYSPTSTTVPAVNIKENGDNFEVEVAAPGMAKEDFKITLDGNLLTISSAKEEQHEEQKDHYTRREFSYQSFQRSFELQKDVVDQDNIEAHYENGMLKLTIPKKEEAKQKEPRTIYIS, from the coding sequence ATGAAATTAGCAAAAAGAAACTGGAACAATTTATCGATGTTCTCGCCCATGTTTGATGATTTTAACCGTGAACTTTTAAACTGGGGCAACAAAAACTACTCGCCTACCAGCACCACGGTCCCCGCAGTAAACATCAAGGAAAATGGCGACAACTTTGAAGTTGAAGTGGCAGCACCAGGAATGGCCAAAGAAGATTTTAAGATTACGCTTGATGGCAATCTTCTAACCATTTCCTCCGCCAAGGAAGAACAGCATGAAGAACAAAAAGACCATTATACGCGTCGGGAATTCAGCTATCAATCTTTCCAACGGAGTTTCGAGCTGCAAAAAGATGTGGTAGATCAGGATAACATCGAGGCGCATTATGAAAATGGTATGCTCAAACTGACAATTCCCAAAAAAGAGGAAGCCAAACAAAAGGAACCTCGAACAATTTACATATCCTAA
- a CDS encoding ABC transporter ATP-binding protein, which produces MKDPIIQLSSLTKSYGKTKAVDALDLKIYPGEIFGLLGPNGAGKTTSILMMLGLTEPSSGKAYVCGHDATRNPIAVKRKVGYLPDNVGFYPEMTALENLSFIAELNGLPRAQARIKSQEMLQTVGLANEMHKKTAAFSRGMKQRLGLAEVLIKAPAVAILDEPTLGIDPKGVDEFLELIKQLSKEQNLTVLLSSHHLHQVQRVCDRVGIFVGGKLLVEGSIDSLANNLQQQEGVSTVIMLENSGDSKRFETALQELPGLRTLSLEGDSIKLKSEKDNTADAVRILVQHGAAIVSVQRNDYALDQIYHTYFENSKL; this is translated from the coding sequence ATGAAGGATCCTATTATTCAACTGTCAAGTTTGACAAAGAGCTATGGCAAAACGAAAGCAGTGGACGCTTTGGACCTAAAGATTTATCCGGGTGAAATCTTTGGACTTCTTGGGCCCAACGGAGCAGGTAAAACGACAAGTATCTTAATGATGCTCGGACTTACCGAGCCGAGCTCTGGCAAAGCCTACGTTTGCGGACATGATGCCACAAGAAATCCTATCGCTGTCAAAAGAAAGGTAGGCTACCTACCCGACAATGTGGGTTTTTATCCCGAAATGACCGCTTTGGAAAACTTAAGTTTTATTGCGGAACTCAATGGGCTACCAAGAGCTCAAGCGCGCATCAAGTCGCAAGAGATGCTCCAAACAGTGGGATTGGCAAACGAAATGCACAAAAAAACCGCAGCCTTTTCGCGCGGAATGAAACAGCGGCTCGGCCTGGCTGAAGTGCTCATCAAAGCACCCGCCGTTGCTATCCTCGACGAACCGACTCTGGGTATTGACCCCAAAGGTGTGGACGAATTTTTGGAACTGATCAAACAGCTCAGCAAAGAGCAGAACCTTACCGTACTGCTCTCCTCGCACCATCTACATCAAGTACAACGCGTCTGCGATCGAGTAGGTATCTTTGTCGGCGGTAAACTGCTGGTCGAAGGTTCCATCGACAGCCTAGCCAACAACCTCCAGCAACAAGAAGGCGTCAGTACAGTTATCATGCTCGAAAATAGTGGCGACAGTAAACGTTTTGAGACGGCGCTCCAAGAACTCCCCGGGCTTCGGACTCTTTCTTTAGAAGGCGACAGTATTAAGCTGAAATCAGAAAAAGACAACACCGCCGATGCCGTCCGCATCCTGGTACAGCATGGCGCTGCAATTGTCTCCGTACAGCGCAATGA
- a CDS encoding COG1470 family protein: protein MFTKLLITNQRPRLSFRPFFAALVVFANSFYLSAQVAAPSKSSFEARLLNIEAPSNEPFRYSTTLTNASSQTLIYNLDAQLPQGWQISYRVDGSLVTSIQMQPGKTQEIGIEISCPITAKPDKYKIPLKATSPIDNFQLELEAVVKGSYALEMTTPTGRLSDEVVSGSNKEIVLQLKNTGTLPLNTLELGSQLPTRWEATFTPATIKQLEAGKSVDVKVNLKVPDKTIAGDYAAKFDVKSANSTTDLSFRIIVKTSLLSGWIGLLVIFAAIGLIYYLIRKYGRR, encoded by the coding sequence ATGTTTACAAAATTACTAATTACAAACCAACGCCCACGTCTATCTTTCAGGCCTTTTTTTGCTGCACTTGTGGTGTTTGCAAACAGTTTTTATCTCTCAGCGCAGGTTGCTGCTCCCAGCAAATCAAGCTTCGAAGCAAGGTTGCTCAATATCGAAGCTCCCAGTAATGAACCATTCCGCTACAGCACGACGCTAACCAACGCAAGTAGCCAGACCCTTATCTATAACTTAGATGCACAGCTACCGCAAGGTTGGCAGATCAGCTATCGCGTAGACGGATCGCTCGTAACCTCTATTCAGATGCAACCGGGCAAAACGCAAGAAATCGGCATCGAAATTAGTTGCCCAATTACCGCTAAACCCGATAAATATAAAATTCCGCTCAAAGCAACCTCACCGATAGATAATTTCCAACTGGAATTGGAAGCTGTAGTAAAAGGGTCTTATGCGCTGGAGATGACTACGCCTACCGGCAGGCTCAGTGACGAAGTCGTATCAGGCAGTAACAAAGAAATTGTTCTGCAACTTAAAAACACAGGAACACTTCCCCTCAACACCTTGGAACTGGGATCACAACTGCCCACCCGCTGGGAAGCCACATTCACCCCAGCTACAATCAAGCAACTTGAAGCGGGGAAATCCGTTGATGTCAAAGTAAATCTTAAAGTTCCGGACAAAACAATCGCCGGTGATTATGCTGCTAAATTCGATGTCAAGTCTGCCAACAGTACTACAGATCTTTCGTTTCGCATTATTGTTAAAACTTCGCTACTTTCTGGCTGGATCGGATTATTGGTCATCTTTGCGGCAATAGGACTGATATATTACCTCATCCGAAAATATGGAAGAAGATAA
- the nirD gene encoding nitrite reductase small subunit NirD, with translation MQWLKACRIEDAIENGGVCLKLNNEQVALFYFARRNEWYATQNECPHKRQMILSRGMLGSLGETPKVACPFHKKTFALDTGECLSGEECAIKTYPVKVENGSVFIGMTA, from the coding sequence ATGCAATGGCTGAAGGCTTGCCGGATAGAAGATGCCATTGAAAACGGTGGAGTCTGTCTTAAATTAAACAACGAGCAGGTCGCACTATTCTATTTCGCCCGTCGCAACGAGTGGTATGCTACACAGAATGAATGCCCGCACAAGCGGCAGATGATTTTAAGTCGCGGAATGCTGGGGTCTTTGGGAGAAACGCCTAAAGTCGCTTGTCCGTTTCATAAAAAAACCTTTGCCTTAGATACAGGTGAATGTCTTTCGGGAGAAGAATGCGCAATAAAGACCTATCCGGTAAAGGTGGAGAACGGGAGTGTGTTTATCGGAATGACCGCTTAG